The Candida dubliniensis CD36 chromosome 5, complete sequence genome has a window encoding:
- a CDS encoding ER protein involved in lipid remodelling of GPI-anchored proteins, putative (Similar to S. cerevisiae PER1;~In S. cerevisiae: required for GPI-phospholipase A2 activity that remodels the GPI anchor as a prerequisite for association of GPI-anchored proteins with lipid rafts; functionally complemented by human ortholog PERLD1): protein MRILYSFVMLFVVAFASLGDNLPEFQSCLYQCDCHAIPQSIIWSCLANCNYFCQQLITDQLESSNVPMVQFYGKWPFKRVLGVQEFFAMVFSLGNLYVNYKNLRIIYRQFRRNESEYKTMYVQYLVLLIVTCIGWSFSAIFHFKDTKMSETLDYFGAFAIILCNLNVIVVRVFQLFRHKKNLILWHIALVVLYLYHVIRLERNWDYSYNTLINIIVGVSAMILWCFHSWRVYRVYNQKRIIYNNSIQLLPYETKLLQKLSYIGMSLSNLIPLIPIFNNVILLLGISLELNDFPPIGRLVDAHALWHLVTIFPSIIWFDWNVWDIEMLKITNSSESKV from the coding sequence ATGAGGATACTATATTCGTTTGTAATGCTATTTGTGGTAGCATTTGCTTCCCTTGGTGACAATCTTCCGGAATTTCAATCATGTTTATACCAATGTGATTGTCATGCCATTCCTCAATCGATCATTTGGTCCTGTCTAGCCAATTGTAACTATTTTTGTCAACAATTAATCACCGATCAACTTGAATCACTGAATGTACCAATGGTTCAATTTTATGGTAAATGGCCATTTAAAAGAGTGTTGGGAGTGCAAGAGTTTTTCGCCATGGTTTTTTCATTAGGTAATTTGTACgtgaattacaaaaatcTTCGAATAATTTATCGACAATTTAGAAGAAATGAATCGGAATATAAAACCATGTATGTTCAATACTTGGTCTTGTTAATTGTCACTTGTATTGGGTGGAGTTTTAGTGCTATTTTCCATTTCAAAGACACCAAGATGTCAGAAACTTTGGATTATTTTGGTGCATTTGCGATCATCTTGTGTAATTTAAATGTTATTGTGGTGAGAGTTTTCCAATTATTCAGAcacaagaaaaatttaatacTATGGCACATTGCATTGGTggtattatatttataccATGTAATTAGATTGGAAAGAAATTGGGATTATTCTTACAACACATTAATCAACATTATTGTTGGAGTTTCAGCCATGATATTATGGTGTTTCCATCTGTGGCGCGTTTATCGTGTTTACAACCAGAAACGCATAATATACAACAATTCGATTCAATTGTTACCGTATGAAACCAAATTATTACAGAAACTCAGTTATATTGGTATGTCACTATCTAATTTGATTCCCTTGATTCcgattttcaataatgtcATCTTATTACTAGGTATCAGTTTAGAGTTGAACGATTTCCCACCGATAGGCAGACTTGTAGATGCTCATGCATTGTGGCACTTGGTTACAATATTTCCTAGTATTATTTGGTTTGATTGGAATGTATGGGACATTGAAATGTTGAAGATTACTAATAGTTCAGAGTCAAAAGTGTAA